A stretch of Dysidea avara chromosome 5, odDysAvar1.4, whole genome shotgun sequence DNA encodes these proteins:
- the LOC136256424 gene encoding uncharacterized protein — MDPSVKLVKDDGYSKKVDPIQYQSMVGSLLHAAKATRPDIAHAVGKVSKFCAAPTQAHLTAVKRIFRYIKGTIDLKLQYKPVNEKLLGYSDADWANDLNDRHSTTGNVFTMSGGAVSWLSQKQAKVALSTAEAEYIALGSATQEAIWLKQLLADLNTAPKKIEILEDNQSAIAMANNSAGHKRTKHIDIKHHFIREAVQTGTITLSYCPIANMLADVFTKQLPKTQFVNLRRRLGLN; from the coding sequence ATGGATCCTAGTGTAAAGCTAGTAAAGGATGATGGCTATAGCAAGAAAGTTGATCCAATTCAATATCAATCTATGGTAGGCAGTTTGTTACATGCAGCAAAAGCTACACGTCCTGATATAGCACATGCTGTTGGAAAAGTGTCAAAGTTTTGTGCTGCACCAACACAAGCCCACCTAACTGCAGTCAAGAGAATCTTCCGGTATATCAAAGGTACTATTGATCTGAAGTTGCAATACAAACCAGTTAATGAAAAACTATTAGGATACTCTGATGCTGATTGGGCAAATGATTTGAATGACAGGCACTCAACAACTGGTAATGTGTTCACAATGTCAGGAGGAGCTGTTAGTTGGTTAAGCCAAAAACAAGCAAAGGTCGCCTTATCTACTGCTGAAGCAGAATACATTGCCTTGGGTTCTGCTACTCAAGAAGCCATATGGTTGAAACAGCTTTTGGCTGATCTGAACACTGCTCCAAAGAAAATCGAGATACTAGAAGATAATCAGAGTGCAATTGCAATGGCCAATAACTCAGCAGGACACAAGAGGACAAAGCATATTGATATCAAACATCATTTCATTAGAGAAGCAGTACAGACTGGAACAATTACTTTGTCTTACTGTCCAATAGCAAATATGCTTGCTGATGTATTTACCAAACAGTTACCGAAAACTCAGTTTGTGAATTTAAGAAGAAGATTGGGACTGAACTAA
- the LOC136255548 gene encoding uncharacterized protein → MTHVSTSQTSIGKFVYFRSALYFANSTNIKVAHVSLQHNNGIGMAIVNSNGKIEIKHSLFVNNSLNPKEQNETFTGGGGLYIEFTRCVPGLANCSKVHTHNQYSQYIIDQCLFDGNNATYNVIETDQPVHNRYVTIGRGGGISIWCFGIAASNKFYISSSNFTRNAADQGGGINIDFRDDSYNNHVEISQCLFRQNKAEKYQGGGGAIVGYVIYQSGGHVTNNNVTFVDCNFTENYALLGGGGGINWFGSREPNVLKPSNHYEVTRCKFERNEAQIGSAMVISKEFFESIPGGILSALIINNCSFINNNIQQSTKTIHTHKSASGIGAVVSTGFGLQFKGCTVFIANNSTAVVGDDAVIEFYHNSTVTFTKNKGVKGGAILLIEGAFLKLFPNSALMFFENFALLNGGAIFVEMETPYEYFQSHICFIRYHKENISPKQWNVTLKFTNNTSITNNTIFSSTLQPCFKEYFNIAFLQDNFFTYEPLFANSTVATSPSKFKVSMSNISVSPGKVFKLPVEMIDELDHVVPVFVLIATCNNHGQGAYVLSPYQYANGSMRIAGNPSETCSLKLTTDSNHQISTTIMVHLSLCSPGYYYS, encoded by the coding sequence ATGACGCATGTTAGCACCAGCCAAACCTCTATAGGAAAGTTTGTTTATTTTCGTAGCGCACTCTATTTTGCTAATTCTACTAATATAAAAGTAGCACATGTTAGCCTGCAACATAATAATGGGATTGGAATGGCAATCGTGAACTCCAATGGGAAAATTGAGATTAAGCATTCATTGTTTGTGAATAATTCACTAAATCCTAAGGAACAAAATGAAACATTTACAGGTGGTGGTGGATTGTACATTGAATTCACACGTTGTGTTCCAGGACTAGCAAACTGCTCCAAGGTGCATACACATAATCAATATTCACAATATATCATAGATCAGTGTTTGTTTGATGGTAATAATGCTACATACAATGTGATTGAAACTGATCAACCTGTTCATAATCGTTATGTCACTATTGGCCGTGGAGGTGGTATATCCATTTGGTGTTTTGGGATTGCAGCAAGCAATAAATTTTACATATCTTCTTCTAACTTCACTAGAAATGCTGCAGATCAAGGTGGAGGGATTAACATTGATTTTAGAGATGACAGCTACAACAACCATGTTGAAATCTCCCAGTGTTTATTCAGACAAAACAAAGCTGAAAAATACCAAGGTGGTGGTGGAGCAATAGTTGGCTATGTCATATATCAGTCTGGGGGTCATGTGACCAATAACAATGTTACATTTGTTGATTGTAATTTTACTGAAAACTATGCTCTGTTGGGTGGTGGAGGAGGCATAAATTGGTTTGGGAGTCGTGAACCTAATGTCCTCAAACCATCTAATCACTATGAAGTTACAAGGTGCAAGTTTGAAAGAAATGAAGCTCAAATTGGTTCAGCTATGGTCATTTCAAAAGAATTTTTTGAGTCTATTCCTGGTGGTATTTTATCAGCTCTGATTATCAACAACTGTTCATTTATCAATAATAATATCCAGCAATCAACAAAAACTATTCATACCCATAAATCTGCCTCTGGGATTGGTGCAGTTGTCTCTACAGGATTCGGCTTACAGTTCAAAGGATGTACAGTATTTATAGCAAACAATTCTACTGCAGTTGTGGGAGATGATGCTGTAATAGAATTTTACCACAATTCTACTGTGACATTTACTAAAAATAAAGGAGTAAAAGGTGGAGCAATATTACTTATTGAAGGTGCTTTTCTAAAATTATTTCCAAACAGTGCACTCATGTTTTTTGAAAACTTTGCTCTTCTCAATGGAGGAGCTATATTTGTGGAAATGGAGACACCGTATGAGTATtttcagtcacatatttgttTCATTCGATACCACAAAGAAAATATCAGTCCTAAACAATGGAATGTTACATTAAAATTCACCAATAACACAAGCATTACTAACAATACAATATTTTCTAGTACACTGCAGCCATGTTTTAAAGAATACTTCAATATTGCATTTCTCCAGGACAACTTTTTCACTTATGAGCCTTTATTTGCCAACAGCACAGTTGCAACATCTCCCAGCAAGTTTAAAGTCAGCATGTCAAACATTTCTGTTTCTCCTGGTAAGGTTTTTAAACTTCCTGTAGAAATGATAGACGAACTTGACCATGTTGTACCGGTCTTTGTACTAATTGCTACATGTAACAACCATGGACAAGGAGCATATGTTCTATCACCTTATCAATATGCTAATGGATCCATGAGAATAGCAGGCAATCCTAGTGAGACATGTTCTTTGAAGTTAACAACTGACAGTAATCATCAAATTAGTACTACTATTATGGTACATTTATCTCTGTGCTCTCCAGGATACTATTATAGCTAA